The genomic region CGAGTGCGCGTCAGCAGCGTCGTTCACATTTGAGGTGCCTGCATGGTCTGCGTGCATATGATTTTCTGGTTGTGTCATTAGCCTTTAAGAGCTCCTTCTTCAACGCCGCGGAAGAAGAACCGCTGCATGGTTGAGAAAATAATAATGATAGGAATCAGTGCAATCACGGTTCCAGCAGCCACCACGCGCGGGTTGGACCCGAAGTTAGACTGCAGGTACTGCATCCCCACGGTCAGGGTGTACTTCGCCGGGTCGTTCAGCACCACCAGTGGCCACAAGAAATCGTCCCATGCGCCAATAAAACTGAACAGTGCCACCACTGAAACCATGCCCCTCACGTTTGGCCACACTACGTAGCGGATCCGCTGCCACGTGTTTGCACCATCAATTGTAGCGGCGTCCAAAGTATCCTTCGGGATCATCCGGCACGAAACCGCCATGAGCAGAACGTTCATCGCCCCGATCGCACCCGGTAACCACACGCCCACCAGGGAGTTATCAAACCCTAAGCCCTTAACCGTTAAGTACTGGCTGGTCAGCGTAACTTCACCAGGCAGCAGCAGGGTAGACAAAAAGATGCCAATAATAATTTTCTTAAACCGAAACTGCATACACGCAATCGCATAGCCCGCCAAGGTTGCAAAAATCGTGTTCGACACAACGGTTGCCACCGCCACCAGCACCGAATGCAACCCGTAATCCAAAATTGGGATGCGCCGCGCAACCTCCGCGTAGTTAGCCATCGTTGGTTCAATTGGAATGAGGTTCGGTGGAAACTGGTAAATATCTTCCGCAGCCCCTTTAAAAGAGGTAGATAACTGCCACACGAACGGGCCCACCGCTAAGATCAGCAGCAAGATCAGAAGTACGTACTTGGCGATAAACAAGGTGGGGGTTGCGTGCTCATACGGCAGTGAACCACGCTGATACCACTTCAACCGCGCCACTTTACCGCGCCCCGATTTCACCTGCGCGCTCATTGCCTTCCACCTTTCTGCACAGCCACACTCCCAGTCGCAGCAGCTATGCCACTGCGGTGTGCATCGGCCTCACGGGCCGCGAGTTTCGCGGTCGCACGCTTCTTCTTCTGCCGGTCCTTTCGCCACTTCTCAATCGTGGCTTTACCGCCATAGTTCATGTACGCAACAAACAACAGGGGGCCAACTGTTAAGAAGAACAAGGCCACCGACATTGCGGATGCGTACCCCAAGTTCCCGTTCAACCCAGAACCGATCCGTTTAATCAGCATCACGATCGACTGGTCTAACCCACCGGGGCCACCCGTACCATTCGACAGTACGTACAGTTCAGAGAAAATCCTCACGGCCGCCACACACACCAGAGCAGACACCAGAGCCATCGCGCCTTTAACACTCGGAATCACGATCGAAGTGAAACGCCGCCACCAGGTGGCACCGTCAAGCGTTGCGGCCTCTTGAACCTCACGCCCCAAATTCGCTAGTGCCGCCAAGTAAACGACCATGTAATAGCCCATCCCCTTCCAAACTGTTAGGGCAATGGAACACAACAGCAACTTCCACCGGTCCACCAGAAAGTTAATGGGTTGATCCACCAGCCCAGCCATCTGCAGGGCCTCATTGACGATGCCGCGGGAGTTAAAAATCCACGCCCAAATAATGCCCACAACCACCACGGACGCAACCACCGGGAAGTAGTAGGTGGTGCGGAAAAACCCGATTCCAGGGATCTTCTTTTGCACCAGCATGGCTAGCAGTAGCGGTAAGAAAGTTAGGAGCGGCACGCATACGACCACGTACACGAGTGAGACGATGAGTGCCGCCCCAAACTGGGGGTCATGAAACAGGTTCGCGTAGTTCTCCAACCCCGTGAACTCAGCTGGTCGCAGCGGCCGCGCATTCGTGAACGAGAGGAAAATGGTGTTAATGAACGGCCACAGCGAGAACACTAAGACCCAGAGCACAGCTGGCCCCGCCAAAAGGTAGGGCGTATACCAACGATGTGTTTTCATGACCCGATCCTTATTATCTACCCGATTTTACTGCTCGATCATCGCGTTGCACTTTTGCACCGCGCTGTCCAGAGCTTCCTTCGGGGTCTTGTTACCCTGCAGTGCTAACGCAATCTCTTGCAACACCGCGGTTTTCATTTCATCTGACATTTCCACAGGGGTTAGCAGCTCTGCCCGCTGCACGGTTTTACCAGATACGTCCAGCGCCTGCTTCATCAGATCTGTCTCCGACCCGTCCCGCAAGCTAGCAGCGTCTTTGTTACCTTCTTGCGTGCCGGGCATGAACCCTTTAGCGATCTTCACGAACGCCACTTGGTTTTCGTTATTCGTGAGGTACTTCGCGAGCGCTAACGCTGCTGCCGGATGCTTGGAGTTCTTAGCCACGGCCACGCCCTGCACCAGCAGTTGCGGGGTTTCCCACGGTTCGGTTACCTCCACTTTTCCTTCCAAACTGGGGGCGTTGGTGACCACGTCGTCCGCGAATGAGGGGGTGGATTGGATGCCGGCGAGCGTTTCTTTGTAGAACGCTTCGTTGCCGATGTTGCCTTTATCTACCGCGGTGATTAGTTCCGCTGGGATAGCGCCCGCCTGGTAGAGTTTCGCGTATTCCTCAACGATTTTTACACCGTCTTCAGAGTTGAACGTGAACTTGCGTGCATCCGGATCCCACACTTTAACACCGCGGGCAGACAGCGTTCCGATTGAGGGGG from Gleimia hominis harbors:
- a CDS encoding carbohydrate ABC transporter permease — protein: MKTHRWYTPYLLAGPAVLWVLVFSLWPFINTIFLSFTNARPLRPAEFTGLENYANLFHDPQFGAALIVSLVYVVVCVPLLTFLPLLLAMLVQKKIPGIGFFRTTYYFPVVASVVVVGIIWAWIFNSRGIVNEALQMAGLVDQPINFLVDRWKLLLCSIALTVWKGMGYYMVVYLAALANLGREVQEAATLDGATWWRRFTSIVIPSVKGAMALVSALVCVAAVRIFSELYVLSNGTGGPGGLDQSIVMLIKRIGSGLNGNLGYASAMSVALFFLTVGPLLFVAYMNYGGKATIEKWRKDRQKKKRATAKLAAREADAHRSGIAAATGSVAVQKGGRQ
- a CDS encoding carbohydrate ABC transporter permease, whose product is MSAQVKSGRGKVARLKWYQRGSLPYEHATPTLFIAKYVLLILLLILAVGPFVWQLSTSFKGAAEDIYQFPPNLIPIEPTMANYAEVARRIPILDYGLHSVLVAVATVVSNTIFATLAGYAIACMQFRFKKIIIGIFLSTLLLPGEVTLTSQYLTVKGLGFDNSLVGVWLPGAIGAMNVLLMAVSCRMIPKDTLDAATIDGANTWQRIRYVVWPNVRGMVSVVALFSFIGAWDDFLWPLVVLNDPAKYTLTVGMQYLQSNFGSNPRVVAAGTVIALIPIIIIFSTMQRFFFRGVEEGALKG
- a CDS encoding extracellular solute-binding protein, translating into MRSIAKKLVALACAGGLTLGMTACTGGSGTSNEGGGEKNAAAGEVEGDITLQTWSLKNDKFTPYFEKLVKDFEKENPKVKVKWMDQPGDGYEDKLLQQANADELPDVVNIPPEFGLPLAKAGKLMDLKGAENNDLDKYVKGGVEAYQYPGVEGSYGYPWYLGVSFNYWNKDLLKKAGIDKAPANEEEFLADAQKAAEKGVAMVSQAPSIGTLSARGVKVWDPDARKFTFNSEDGVKIVEEYAKLYQAGAIPAELITAVDKGNIGNEAFYKETLAGIQSTPSFADDVVTNAPSLEGKVEVTEPWETPQLLVQGVAVAKNSKHPAAALALAKYLTNNENQVAFVKIAKGFMPGTQEGNKDAASLRDGSETDLMKQALDVSGKTVQRAELLTPVEMSDEMKTAVLQEIALALQGNKTPKEALDSAVQKCNAMIEQ